Genomic DNA from Vicinamibacterales bacterium:
GGTGAAACGGAATGCTAACTCAGCGTCACCCTCCGTCGTCAGAGCAACTCGGCCTAGCGCTGAAATCGCCAGCCTCGGTGAGGCCGCTTCAATTTCAATCTCCAACTCCTCGTTTCTCACACCGATGCGTCCGGTCACCTGCCCAATTTCCTCCTCACTCATGAAAAGGCTATCCACCCGACCACGAACATCGTAGTTGGGAGTCTCAAACACCCCGACACCTGAAGCGGTAAACTGGAGCGTCCCCGAAAGGGGTGCGTATGGGTTCTCGACCGTCGCCACCTCCGACATCGGAATTCCATAACCATCCGCATTGAATGTGTAGGTGCCTAGCCAATTGACGAATGCAGCACCGGTGACGACGCCGCCGCCCTTGACCATCTCCACACCATCGAGCCGAACACCTACACCTTCGAAACGGAGCCCCGCAACACCAGATTCAACTGGTTCACCGTATGCTGTACCGTCGCGCATCGACATCTGACCGAACCCAAACGGCGCCTCGTAATGTCCATAGAGATGTAATTCGCCAGACAGCAACCCTTCGACACGGTACCCTTCTTGCTCAAATGCTGTAAGAAAATCTGTAGCGCTCCGATCGGTGATTTTGAACGTGGCGTTCATTTCTTCATCACCATCGGTTCGCGGATAGCTAAAAGCGAATCGCCCATCGAATTCGATTTCCGAACCTCCGTCAGTCACATGTCCGTCCGTGATTTCGTAGTACCCGTCCTCGATGATCGCTTCACCCGACCACCGACCCCACATCACATCCCAAAGACGCATCCCTTTGGCAGCAAACACGCCCGAAACCCGTGGACTTGAAATCGTTCCCTGTATGACACCGTCAAACGTGCCCCGGCCAGAAATTTCGAACTCATTTGTCAGTTCGCCAAAAGCGGTCATGACACCCGCAAGAATTTGATCGGTCTCCTGCCAATCGGCGCTCGTCAGGTTAAATGGGATCTCGGAATCATCACCGTAGGCAGTCCGTCCTTCAAACACGATACGTGTCCGCGGCGTAGCAATCCAACTGCCAACCGCAAGGTCGATCCACTTAGGCCCCAACCGGTAGCTCGTCGACCCACCGATAGAAAAGCGCCGGAAGGGTTGCGATGATGCGGTCTCGGGGTTTAACACCGTCTGATCAACCAATGCAGCTTGGAGCTGAACGCCATCCGGTGGTAGCGCTTCAACATGCCCTTCACCTTCGTGTTCTTGGAAATGGCCGCGTGGCCACGACATGCGGTTCCACCCCGTCGATTGACCCTGCAAACGAACACCGGCAAGGGCTAGTTTGTCGGTAAGCAGCTGCAAGTCAATATTCCGATAGTTCAGGTCAAGACGACCAGTGTTACCGTCGGGAAGATCGGGTGACCTCAGTGCGTATTCGAACTGCAATGGACCATCGTGAAAAATAGAGGAAGTATCAAAAACGTCAAAATCATCGTTGCGCCAATGGAGTGAGCCGGAAAGCTCAAGGAACGGCTGCTCATTAATCGTTGCTAGATCACTCCGGAAATCTCCGCGGAGATCATAGCCATTCTCGTACTTATGATAAGTTCCACCAAAATGACCCATTCCGCCTACAGTGAACGGGTCATGAGCAAAAAAGATGTCCCGGAGAGCTCCTAAATCTCCTTCTGATTGCACCTCGTAGTGTTGCTCTGGCCAATTCGCTGTTTCTACTTTACCCACCAGATGGGAAATGGTGCCGCTCGTCTCCAAGTCAAGTCGATCGAACATGACATCACTACCCTCAATTATAAAATCCGCTTGTACCGATGCTGTAATTGGCTCGTACAATCCGATCTGCACAGTGCCATTGGAAAACGTGACTTGTCCTCGATAATCCTTAAGTTTGGTCACGGTAATATCGAAGTTGGGCGTCACGGCGCTCCAGTTCGATCCGTAATCATCAAAAATAACTGTCCCACGATGGGCACGGATGTAGCTGAGCGTGGTAATAAACAGATCTCCGTTGTCAGAACCGTTCGCGACTGCTGCACTCTCAATATCAGCCGGGTAACCGTCAAGATCGGGGAATGTGTGGCTACCGTCAGGAAAACTCTCGAGAACCATCTCCCAATCAGCTATCTCAATAGAATCGAAGAGGAGTTCACGACGGAACAATGATGACCAGGGCATCGACACAACGATGCGATCCGCTCGCAGGAAAGGACGATCGTCAGGCGTCGGACCCTCAATAACCAAATCCTCAGCCAGAAAACGACCGGGGAAGAGATAGACGGACAACTTTCCAACGTGCATCGGCCGGCCCACTTGCTGAGACCCTATCTGTTCAACTTGACCGCGGAGTGCAGGACCAACATCCACTGTTACGCTCGTCACTACAAGAGCCGCAACCAGCCCCACGCCCAAGACGAGAGGTAGCCGGGCAAACCTCCACCTACCACCTTTGACAGCAGGCATCGTCACATCAGCGTTCGAATCTGTTCTGGATTCCTTCACACGCAGCTCATCCAATCAGTTACTTACTCAAAAGAGACTAGCGTCTGTCCAACCTCAACAGTCATCCCTTCACGAACAGGCACCTCCCTTATGCGCCCTTCTTTCGGTGCCGTCAAAACGTTCTCCATTTTCATTGCCTCAACGACAACAAGAGCCTGTCGTTTCAAGACCTCGTCCCCAGCTGCAACCATCAGTCGCACGACCCGACCGGACATCGGAGCAACGACATCTCTTCTTCCGGAGACGTCCTCCTCCCTCACTTGACGCACTGCCCGTCGGCTATCGACGACAACCTGAAACACCCCCCCACGAAGTTGGACGTCAAATTGTGCACGGCGGCCGGTAGCCACCAGCGCCACCTCGTGACTCGTTGGCATCCCGTTTAGGCGAATTATCGATAGCCTGCCGGTGCCCAAGCGACGAACATCAACCTTGTGTTGCCGCCCGTCTACATCCACTAATAGGTGGTGCCCAATTGACGCCACTGGCCTTTTAACCATCACCGTTCGCACCCGACCGTTGACTTCAATGCCGAAACGCATACTTCCAGTAAATTAGGTGCGCAATGCGGCCGCCCGTGCCGCTCGACGCCATGGCGAGCTCGTTTCCAAGGGTTCTGTTGTTTCCCCTCCAACGGATTCCAGAAAAGCGTGCGCCGCCATACCAATCACGGCGACCTCCTCCGCTTCAGATGAGGGATCAGTGAAAGCTCGCCCATCTCGTTCGGCTAGGATAGCGTCGACAAACGTTGTATCTATGGCTCCTTCGGCGAACGCGCGGCTGCGAATTAGCCACTGAAAGAACGGGATCGTCGTCTTGATACCCTGCACCCTAAACTCGTCCATCGCCCGACGCATCCTAGCGATAGCGTGCGTTCGATCCGCGCCCCATGCAACAACCTTCGAAATCAATGGGTCATAAAAAACAGGCACCTCGCCACCCACAACAGCACAGCTGTCCTCGCGAATACCTGGTCCCGAAGGCGACTGCAGGCCACGGATACGTCCAGGAGATGGCAAGAATGACGCATCAGGGTCTTCAGCATAAACCCGGCATTCGATGGCGTGTCCAGTCGGTTTAAGCGCATGCTCTAGAGTAATATCGAGCCTTTCGCCTTGAGCGATACGAAGCTGCCACCGAACCAAGTCAACTCCCGTAATTGCTTCGGTTACCCCATGCTCGACCTGTAAACGTGTATTCATTTCAAGGAAATAGAAGTCGCCTGATTCATCGACCAGAAATTCAACAGTTCCAGCATTTGTGTAGTCGACCGCCTTGGCGATCGACACGGCTGCGTCGGCCATGGCCGTCCGACGTTGAAGTGACATTCCTGAGGCGGGTGACTCCTCGACCAACTTTTGATACCGGCGCTGGATTGAGCACTCGCGTTCGACAAACGGCACGACCGTACCGTACTCGTCGGCTAGGATTTGGATTTCGATATGTCGCGGGAATTGAAGCTGGCGCTCAAGATACACTGCATCGTCGCCAAACGCTGACCCAGCTTCAGAACGCGCCGTGGTGATCGCCGTAGTGATCACCGATGGCTCAGAAACCAGTCGCATCCCCTTCCCGCCTCCACCGGCCACTGCCTTGACCAGCAAGGGATAGCCGATGGTAGAGGCGAGAGCGATCATCTCATCGTGAGAAATAGCGGGGTCGACCGGCGCACCAGTACCGGGTACAACTGGAACGCCGGCAGCCACTGCTTTCTCGCGAGCCGCCACCTTTCCACCCATAAGCGCGATGGCATCTGCCGAAGGGCCAACGAACACCCGACCAGCTGCCCGAACGGAAGCCGCGAATTCTCCATTCTCAGACAAAAAACCGTATCCCGGGTGTACTGCCCATACATCAGCACTTTCGGCCACTTCTAGTATCTTGTCGACACTAAGGTAACTCTCCTTCGGTTCGCTTGCCCCAATCGCATACGCCTCGTCAGCATAGGTGACGTGTGGCGCACAGCGGTCACACTCGGAGTACACTGCGACGCTTTCAAGACCCATCTCACGACAGGCACGCATAATTCGGATGGCGATTTCGCCACGGTTCGCGACCAGGACCTTCATGTCTTATTCTTACGGTCTCGCAGCACAGGCACCATGACCAGGCAGACAAACGATATGCGCGATCTGCCTTTTATTCTAGCACTTAAGGGCTAGCTGCTTGCCCTTATAGCGGGATGTTGCCGTGCTTCTTCGGAGGGTTCTTGTCCCGTTTACTAGTCAGGCTTTCAAAAGCGGCAACCAGAATTTGACGAGTTCGTCGAGGTTGGATCACTGCATCGAGGTAGCCTCGAGCCGCCGCGGTGTAGGGATTAGCGAACTTTTCCCGGTATTCAGCAAACTTTTGAGCACGCAGAGTCTCAGGGTCCTTGGCTGCCTCAAGTTCTCGCTTGTACAACACGTTGACTGCGCCCTCTGGCCCCATGACAGCGATTTCGGCGGTCGGCCACGCATAGTTGAGATCGGTGCGGATGTGCTTGCTTGCCATCACACAGTAGGCCCCACCGTAAGCTTTACGGGTAATCACCGTTACCTTTGGCACAGTCGCTTCTGCGAATGCGAACAGTAACTTAGCACCGTGACGGATTATGCCGCCGTACTCCTGCTGCGTACCAGGCAAGAAACCAGGTACGTCCTCGAAGGTCAACAACGGAATGTTGAAGGCGTCGCAGAAACGCACAAACCGGGCTCCCTTGACTGAGGCGTCGATGTCGAGGGTGCCCGCCAGATGAGTCGGTTGGTTGGCTACAACTCCAACACTGTGCCCACCGAGACGCACGAAGCCAACGACAAGGTTCTTGGCAAACTGTTGATGCACCTCCAGAAAAATACCATCGTCAGCAACAGAATTGATGAGCTCAACAATATTGTACGGCTGGTTTGGCGCTTCGGGGACCAGGCGGTCGAGCGCTAGGTCCTCACGATCCGGAGGATCACTTGATTCTACGATTGGCGGATCATCAAGGTTGTTACTCGGCAGGAAACTGAGAAGGTCACGTAACAAGGACAAACATTCGTGATCGTCCGCTACCGCAAAGTGGGCGACTCCACTCCTAGCGTTATGTGTTGTCGCGCCTCCCAGCGATTCCTTCGTCACCGTCTCATGCGTGACCGTCTGGATAACGTCCGGACCGGTCACGAACATATAGCTTGTACCATCAACCATGACAGTGAAATCAGTGATGGCTGGCGAATAAACCGCTCCGCCGGCGCAGGGTCCCATGATGGCCGAGAGTTGGGGTACAACTCCGGACGCCAGTGTGTTCCGAAGAAAGATGTCGGCGTAACCACCAAGAGACAGCACACCCTCCTGAATTCTCGCGCCACCCGAGTCGTTTAGACCAACGATCGGCGACCCCATCTTGACCGCTTGATCCATCAGTTTGACGATCTTAGCGGCGTTCGTCTCTGACAACGACCCTCCGACAACCGTAAAGTCCTGTGCAAATGCGAAGACAAGACGGCCGCTCACACGGCCGAATCCAGCGACCACACCGTCACCTGGTACAACCTGGTCGGTCATACCGAAATCGCGGCAACGGTGCGTGACGTAACGATCGATCTCCTGAAACGTCTCTGGATCGAAAAATAGGTCGATCCTCTCGCGCGCCGTCAACTTCCCTGCCGCGTGTTGCTTCGCGCGGCGAGCCTCACCACCCGCCTCATCGGCCCGGCGTTCAATATCGGCGAGTTTCCTATTTCCCGTATCCATGATGCTAGTCGTTTTCTTTTTTCACCCTTTTGCGCCCTGTGCCTTTTCCCAATCAGCGAGGAACTTCGCAAGGCCGATGTCGGTCAGGGGATGCTTAAACAGTGCTTCAATCACGGCCGGCGGACAAGTGCACACGTCAGCACCAAGACGACCAGCTTCGACGATGTGGAGCGGCCCACGGATGCTCGCCACCAGCACCTCAGTACCAAACTCGTAGTTGTCGTAAATATCGACAATCTGGCTGATCAATTCCATGCCTGACGTCGCAACATCATCCAGTCGGCCGACGAACGGACTAACAAAAGTCGCTCCAACCTTGGCTGCAAGGAGCGCTTGGGTTGATGAAAAAACCAGCGTCACATTGACTCGAATGCCTTCATCCGCAAGCTTTCCACAAGCTTGCACGCCAGGCTTCCCAAACGGCACTTTTACAACAATGTGCTCATCGATTCCGGCCAACTCGCGGCCCTCTTGGATCATACCGTTGACATCTGTCGCTACAACCTCAGCGCTGACCGGCCCCTGAACCGTCTGACAAATTTCCTTAAGTATCGCTCGTGAATCACCGCCCGCCCTCGCTAGAAGTGATGGATTCGTGGTAGCACCATCAATGATTCCAAGCGGAACAAGACCGGCAATATCAGCAACGTTTCCCGAATCAACGAACAACTTCATTGGCGCACTCCTTCCTGATGCGGGCGCCACCCGCAAGACGGCGGACTTGGTTACTGAGGTGACTCGGTCACCTGGTTCGACAGCTCGCTAATATTAGACGGTGCTGCCCCGTCAGCCGCCACAACAGCGTAAACATAAGTGACACCCGTCGTGCCAGTGGTGTCTCGGTAATTCGTCTCCGTCAGCAGCACCGTCATTAGCGGCTCGAGTGTGCCATTAGGCGACTCGCCGCGCAAGACCAGATAGCCCGCAAGATCAGCTTCGGAATTTGGTTCCCAGATTAAGCTGACTGCACCGACGCTTCCAACCGCTGCGAGATTCCTCGGCGCAGCTGGTGAAAACGTGTCGCGGAATTCAGCGCAGGTTGGAGAAGACGCCTCGCTCTCGATCGGATCGCCATCAACTGTCGAAATTGCCGTTACGATGTAACACCTTTCTACGCCGAACTCCACGTTAACGTCGCTTAACTCAAACGTCTCGAGCGGCACCGCGTTAACCGGGACGGGCATTACCACATCCCCAGCGGCCGGCACCTCACCAGATGGGTTGTAGGTGTAGACGTTATAGGTCATGGGCTCAGCGGAGGCAATCGCGGGCGTTGACTCGAGTAGAACCAGGAGTTCCAGCGGCGCCATCGCTTCCAGTGCCGATAAGTCGAGGGTAGGTGCCTGCACAGCGCGCATTGCATTAGGCGCGGGTGACCAAGTAATCGTTGCAGCGTCCGCCGTATAGCTGACTTCAGGCGGTCCCGGAGTATTAGGAGCTGCATCCAACCGAACTCTAAGCTCGGTGGACATATTGCCATAATCACCATCGGCCGTCAGGCCAACCGCCACGTAGGTACGTCGTGGTCGCTCCAGAAGAAACGGGAAAGCTGCCGGTGTCTCAACCCAACGGAGTCCAGTCACCACTGGCACTTCAGCATCGTCTTCATTGTCTTCGTCGATATCGAAACGGCGGTCGACATCCGACAGGTCGGCCGAACTCAACATTTCCGTTGTCAACACCTCACGCACCACAACAGTTGCACCCTGCGCTGGAAGTTCAGGCAATGGACCGCCTACTGGTGGGGTTAGCTCGGCCAGCTCCAGATCTGCTGGCGGCCTAACTTTAATCGTCGCCACCAGAGTTGCCGCCTCAATGAACTCTTCATCAGTCAGCGGGCTGACCCCCGGCGGCAATGGACCAAGGGTGACTGAATAAACTTCTACGGTGTCCAGATCAGCCGGTGCGGTATCGTCAGTGTTAGTAGCCGGCACTTCAAACTGGAGGTACACCTCCGCACCAAGTCGACGAGCTTCGAACTCGGTGGGCTCAGTGGGCACGATCCTAATCGGAGCCCGTGGCGGCCCCTTCTTACCACAGCCCACTGCTGTGACTAGGACCAGAAGGAATATGACCACCGTGCGAGGGTACCGGATTTGACTCACAAGATGTATCGGGTGAGGTCTTCGTCCTTAACGATTTCCGCCAGCATCCGATCGACGTAGGCCGCGTCGATCGTAATCGATGTTTCAGCCATATCAGGTGCCTCAAACGAGATTTCATCGAGGAGCTTCTCCATCACCGTGTGTAACCGACGTGCCCCGATATTCTCTGCACGTTCGTTGACTAGGGTTGCCAATTCGGCCACGCGGTCCACTGCGTCGGGTTCAAAACTCAACTCGAGTCCCTCAGTTGCCAAAAGAGCCATGTACTGCTTGATCAGTGCTCCTCGCGGCTCAGTAAGGATTCGGACGAACTCCTCCGTACCGAGCGCCTGAAGCTCGACACGAATCGGAAACCGGCCTTGTAATTCTGGAATAAGGTCCGAGGGTTTCGCGACGTGAAACGCGCCGGCCGCTATAAACAAAATGTGGTCGGTTCGTACAATGCCGTGCTTTGTATTAACTGTCGTGCCTTCGACAATCGGCAAGACATCGCGTTGCACACCTTCCCGGCTCACATCAGGCCCATGCTTGCCCTCGTGCCCGGCAATCTTGTCGATCTCATCAATGAAAATGATGCCAGCCTGTTCAACCCGCTCAACGGCTGAACACCCGACCGATTCCATGTCGACGAGCTTCTGCTCTTCCTCCTGCACTAGATACTCCAGAGCTTCAGGCACAGGCATGCTTCGCTTACGGCTACGCCCTTGAAACAACCCTGGCAACATGTCTTTGACATTGATATCGATTTCTTCGACCGACGAGCCCGCTATTACTTCAAATGACGGAAACGACTTGTCACGGACATCAACCTCAAGACGTCGATTGTCAAGCTGGCCATCCCTGAGTTGCTCGCGAAATTTCTCACGTGTCCGGCGCACCTGTTCACGTGCCGCGTTCACTTCATCGCTATTACCCGTAGGTTCGATCGGTGGCAGCAGTAGATCGAGCACCCGTTCCTCAGCGTTTTGCTTGGCGCGCTCTCTAACCTCGACCAGCCGCTCGTCACGGACCATATCGACGGCAAGCTCAGTGAGATCACGCACCATGGACTCGACATCACGGCCCACGTAGCCGACCTCGGTAAACTTCGATGCTTCAACCTTTATGAACGGCGATTGTGCCAAACGGGCCAAACGTCTGGCAATTTCGGTCTTGCCAACACCCGTTGGACCAATCATAAGAATGTTCTTGGGTGCAACCTCCTCAGCCAGTTCTGGCGAGAGTTTCTGCCGTCGCATTCGGTTCCGAAGCGCGACCGCGACCGCGCGCTTAGCCTGGGCCTGCCCGACAACAAATTTGTCGAGTTCGGCAACGATCTGGCGCGGTGTTAGCGAATCAGCCGTAGAGACGGTAGTTTTGGGCAGATAGATTGGCATCAGTGGAATTCAACGACCACGAAACATCCCCATCAAGAACTATTACACTTCCTCAACTGAAATCGAGTCATTCGTGTACACACAGATTCCGGCGGCGATTCGCATTGCCGCTTCGGCGATCTGGCGTGCATCGAGGTTCGTGTGTCCAGCCAGTGCCTTGGCAGCCGCGAGCGCATAGGGCCCACCAGAACCGATAGCGACAATGCCATCATCCGGCTCTATCAGATCTCCGGTACCCGACAGCAGGAACGTCGAATCCTTGTCTGCAACAACTAACATCGCTTCCAGTCGGCGCAACACGCGATCCGTACGCCAGTCCTTGGCAAGTTCAACTGCTGACCGTTCAAGGTTGCCACGATATTGGTCGAGCTTGGTTTCGAACCTGGCAAACAGCGCGAATGAATCGGCAGCTGAACCGGCAAAGCCCGCAAGAACTCGGTCGTTGTAGAGACGGCGTATCTTCCTGGCACTTTGCTTAACAACTGTCTGGCCAAAAGTGACCTGGCCATCACCGGCCAAGACAGTTCGGCCTTCATGTCGTACCGCGAGAACTGTCGTGCTGTGATGCATCTTGAGCTTGGGAAACAGCCGTGTCCTAGAATCGGCGGTTGAGAAAGTACCGGGACACCAACGGCGCGAGTCTACCGAATGGAGGAAAAGAGTGTCAACGTTACAAGCCAGCCGCCAGCACGAGCCTCACGCACCTAGTGTACTTTACGGCAAATATGTCAGCATGCGTGACGGCGTGGACTTCAATCCGTCAACAGTTGTCTGTCGATGACATATTCCCCAATTTGGAGCCACTGAGAGCCGCGATGCTTGGCGAATAATTCGACTTTCGCGTCCACGAACAACCGGTGCTGCAGCATTTGGAGCCTGGGTTCAGTACTCGCGTAACCAAGCCGCGCACGCATCACAATCGGTTGGGTTGAATCACCGACCGGTAGTCCCTCAGAACTTATCGCCATCACCGTAGAGCTTCCCAACTCCTGCACGTCCTCCATGACCCGAAAGACCCCCATGACAGTCACAATTGAGATCCGGTTCTGTGCACCGTTCTTCAGTTGAAACGATACCTGCGGGACGAGTTTATTCCTTCCATCCGGTTGGATACCACTATCGAACCAACCTGTCGTTACGTCGGTGACGAGTAACTCGCTGGTAACATCGAGCGGCTCTCCTCCGCATCCGGAAAGAAAACCCACCACGGTGAGGACAAGGCTTAGCAGAGTCCCTTGCAAGACACGAGAGGTCCGATAAACGTATTGCATGAAACTTGTAGATCAGAATTCTGAGTACTCGATCCGGCTCAGCGCTTCGCTCCTAGCTATTTCCCCCTGCCTGAGAGCGATAAGAACATTCCCGCGCACCCGCAGCATCAGCCCAA
This window encodes:
- a CDS encoding translocation/assembly module TamB domain-containing protein, which gives rise to MKESRTDSNADVTMPAVKGGRWRFARLPLVLGVGLVAALVVTSVTVDVGPALRGQVEQIGSQQVGRPMHVGKLSVYLFPGRFLAEDLVIEGPTPDDRPFLRADRIVVSMPWSSLFRRELLFDSIEIADWEMVLESFPDGSHTFPDLDGYPADIESAAVANGSDNGDLFITTLSYIRAHRGTVIFDDYGSNWSAVTPNFDITVTKLKDYRGQVTFSNGTVQIGLYEPITASVQADFIIEGSDVMFDRLDLETSGTISHLVGKVETANWPEQHYEVQSEGDLGALRDIFFAHDPFTVGGMGHFGGTYHKYENGYDLRGDFRSDLATINEQPFLELSGSLHWRNDDFDVFDTSSIFHDGPLQFEYALRSPDLPDGNTGRLDLNYRNIDLQLLTDKLALAGVRLQGQSTGWNRMSWPRGHFQEHEGEGHVEALPPDGVQLQAALVDQTVLNPETASSQPFRRFSIGGSTSYRLGPKWIDLAVGSWIATPRTRIVFEGRTAYGDDSEIPFNLTSADWQETDQILAGVMTAFGELTNEFEISGRGTFDGVIQGTISSPRVSGVFAAKGMRLWDVMWGRWSGEAIIEDGYYEITDGHVTDGGSEIEFDGRFAFSYPRTDGDEEMNATFKITDRSATDFLTAFEQEGYRVEGLLSGELHLYGHYEAPFGFGQMSMRDGTAYGEPVESGVAGLRFEGVGVRLDGVEMVKGGGVVTGAAFVNWLGTYTFNADGYGIPMSEVATVENPYAPLSGTLQFTASGVGVFETPNYDVRGRVDSLFMSEEEIGQVTGRIGVRNEELEIEIEAASPRLAISALGRVALTTEGDAELAFRFTDTALDPYIRVFEPRLQPYTTVLASGSTRIVGELSNPEHLLVDTTIEHLQLGLFDYELRNDGDVRIALDQEVVRIEQMQLGGEGTALNLSGEVRLRTDEVAIRATGDANLGILQGFIGDIRSSGNAELVAEIRGSIDVPVLDGFAAVTDGRLRLFSLPHSLEAVNGRAVFDAEGIHLDDLSATLGGGLVQFGGRVGLDGYLPGELDMTLTGQGMQLRYPEGIRSVIDADLSLQGSFEDPILVGVLEVVDATWVRQFEVDTQFLNFSTQDETYDPESEIESPFPIRYDLQINAPGTLRVEDRNARVTASVDLRMQGTAQQPQLLGYIEVDRGEVFFEGNRYFVTSGSVDFSDPTKIDPFFDVEAETSVRVPGQIYRVIFHAAGTAERFVPDLTSDPPLPAIDILALLLGSVHDPAEGELRAIRTGTEADRQLLQARAAQLLTNPISSGFGQVVEESFGVDSFQIGSSLSDATSRQTAELRPTARLTIGKRVSDRAYLTLSRALTGGERDLLILLEYDQSDRLSWVLSQNEDRTYAIDFRVRHAF
- a CDS encoding biotin/lipoyl-containing protein; this encodes MRFGIEVNGRVRTVMVKRPVASIGHHLLVDVDGRQHKVDVRRLGTGRLSIIRLNGMPTSHEVALVATGRRAQFDVQLRGGVFQVVVDSRRAVRQVREEDVSGRRDVVAPMSGRVVRLMVAAGDEVLKRQALVVVEAMKMENVLTAPKEGRIREVPVREGMTVEVGQTLVSFE
- a CDS encoding biotin carboxylase N-terminal domain-containing protein, coding for MKVLVANRGEIAIRIMRACREMGLESVAVYSECDRCAPHVTYADEAYAIGASEPKESYLSVDKILEVAESADVWAVHPGYGFLSENGEFAASVRAAGRVFVGPSADAIALMGGKVAAREKAVAAGVPVVPGTGAPVDPAISHDEMIALASTIGYPLLVKAVAGGGGKGMRLVSEPSVITTAITTARSEAGSAFGDDAVYLERQLQFPRHIEIQILADEYGTVVPFVERECSIQRRYQKLVEESPASGMSLQRRTAMADAAVSIAKAVDYTNAGTVEFLVDESGDFYFLEMNTRLQVEHGVTEAITGVDLVRWQLRIAQGERLDITLEHALKPTGHAIECRVYAEDPDASFLPSPGRIRGLQSPSGPGIREDSCAVVGGEVPVFYDPLISKVVAWGADRTHAIARMRRAMDEFRVQGIKTTIPFFQWLIRSRAFAEGAIDTTFVDAILAERDGRAFTDPSSEAEEVAVIGMAAHAFLESVGGETTEPLETSSPWRRAARAAALRT
- a CDS encoding acyl-CoA carboxylase subunit beta, encoding MDTGNRKLADIERRADEAGGEARRAKQHAAGKLTARERIDLFFDPETFQEIDRYVTHRCRDFGMTDQVVPGDGVVAGFGRVSGRLVFAFAQDFTVVGGSLSETNAAKIVKLMDQAVKMGSPIVGLNDSGGARIQEGVLSLGGYADIFLRNTLASGVVPQLSAIMGPCAGGAVYSPAITDFTVMVDGTSYMFVTGPDVIQTVTHETVTKESLGGATTHNARSGVAHFAVADDHECLSLLRDLLSFLPSNNLDDPPIVESSDPPDREDLALDRLVPEAPNQPYNIVELINSVADDGIFLEVHQQFAKNLVVGFVRLGGHSVGVVANQPTHLAGTLDIDASVKGARFVRFCDAFNIPLLTFEDVPGFLPGTQQEYGGIIRHGAKLLFAFAEATVPKVTVITRKAYGGAYCVMASKHIRTDLNYAWPTAEIAVMGPEGAVNVLYKRELEAAKDPETLRAQKFAEYREKFANPYTAAARGYLDAVIQPRRTRQILVAAFESLTSKRDKNPPKKHGNIPL
- the fsa gene encoding fructose-6-phosphate aldolase, translating into MKLFVDSGNVADIAGLVPLGIIDGATTNPSLLARAGGDSRAILKEICQTVQGPVSAEVVATDVNGMIQEGRELAGIDEHIVVKVPFGKPGVQACGKLADEGIRVNVTLVFSSTQALLAAKVGATFVSPFVGRLDDVATSGMELISQIVDIYDNYEFGTEVLVASIRGPLHIVEAGRLGADVCTCPPAVIEALFKHPLTDIGLAKFLADWEKAQGAKG
- the hslU gene encoding ATP-dependent protease ATPase subunit HslU → MPIYLPKTTVSTADSLTPRQIVAELDKFVVGQAQAKRAVAVALRNRMRRQKLSPELAEEVAPKNILMIGPTGVGKTEIARRLARLAQSPFIKVEASKFTEVGYVGRDVESMVRDLTELAVDMVRDERLVEVRERAKQNAEERVLDLLLPPIEPTGNSDEVNAAREQVRRTREKFREQLRDGQLDNRRLEVDVRDKSFPSFEVIAGSSVEEIDINVKDMLPGLFQGRSRKRSMPVPEALEYLVQEEEQKLVDMESVGCSAVERVEQAGIIFIDEIDKIAGHEGKHGPDVSREGVQRDVLPIVEGTTVNTKHGIVRTDHILFIAAGAFHVAKPSDLIPELQGRFPIRVELQALGTEEFVRILTEPRGALIKQYMALLATEGLELSFEPDAVDRVAELATLVNERAENIGARRLHTVMEKLLDEISFEAPDMAETSITIDAAYVDRMLAEIVKDEDLTRYIL
- the hslV gene encoding ATP-dependent protease subunit HslV; translation: MHHSTTVLAVRHEGRTVLAGDGQVTFGQTVVKQSARKIRRLYNDRVLAGFAGSAADSFALFARFETKLDQYRGNLERSAVELAKDWRTDRVLRRLEAMLVVADKDSTFLLSGTGDLIEPDDGIVAIGSGGPYALAAAKALAGHTNLDARQIAEAAMRIAAGICVYTNDSISVEEV